Genomic DNA from Pistricoccus aurantiacus:
GTATCGCCAAGGAACTCGGGGATCGCGGCATACGCTTCGAGCGTTGGGCGACCCGTGAATTGGCGCCGGATGCGGATCAGGAAGCGGTGCTCGCGGCCTATGAGGCAGAAGTGTCACGGCTGCAAGCGGAATCGGGAATGGTCGGCGCGGATGTGATCGGCCTGACCCCGGATCATCCGGATAAGCAGGTGCTGCGAGAGAAGTTTCTCCACGAGCATCGTCATAGCGAGGACGAGGTACGCTTCTTCGTGCGTGGCGAAGGCATCTTCTATCTGCACCTTGACGACCGGGTCTATGTGGTGGGTTGCGCCCAGGGCGACTTGATGTCGGTGCCCGCGGGGACGCCGCACTGGTTCGATATGGGGCCGGAGCCGGATTTCACCGCCATTCGCCTGTTCAGTGACACTACCGGCTGGGTGGCGGATTTCACCGGGGCGACCCTTGCCGAGCGCTTTCCGCGATTCGAGGCCTTGCCCACCGGTCAGGAGGCCGCATGATTCGCGCCGTCGTCACGGATATCGAGGGCACCACCGGATCGATTCGCTTCGTTCACGAGGTGCTGTTTCCCTACGCCAAACGCCATCTGGCGGATTTCTTGCGTCAGCGGCAAGAGGATGTCGAGGTGGTCCGGCAGATCGCGGCGACCCGGCAGCTTGCCCAGGAGCCAGAGGCGGATCTGGCGCGGGTGATCGAGATTCTCGAGGGCTGGATCGCCGAAGATCGCAAGGCGACGCCGCTGAAAGCCCTGCAGGGCATGGTCTGGGCGAAAGGCTATCGTAACGGTGACTTCACCGGTCATGTATACCCGGACGCCTTCGATGCGCTGGCTCGCTGGCATGCCCAAGGCATCGCGCTGTATGTGTTTTCCTCCGGTTCGGTGCAGGCTCAGCAGCTACTCTTTGGCCATTCGGACATGGGCAATCTGACCCCGCTGTTCGAGGGCTATTTCGACACCACCATCGGGCCCAAGAAAGAGACGGCGAGCTATCGTTGCATTGTCGAGGCGCTCAGGCGGGATGCCGCTGAGGTATTGTTTCTCTCGGATGTGGTGGAAGAATTGGACGCGGCGAAAGCCGCCGGACTGCATACCCTGCAACTGGTGCGGGAGCCGGGCATGACCACCGGAGTGCATCCGGTGGTCGCCAGTTTCGAGGAAATCGACCTGGAAAGGTTCTAGCGGGGCTCGCTCGCCACGACGCGCATCGACATGTCGATAGCTCGGATGTCCTTGGTCAGGGCGCCGCTGGAGATGCAGTCGATGCCGGTGGCGGCGATTTCCGCCAGGGTCAAATCGTTGACATTGCCGGATGCCTCCAGCGTGGCGCGGCCTTGGGTGCGGTTCACCGCCTCGCGTAGATCGTCCAGGGAGAAGTTGTCGAGCAAGATGATATCCGCCTGGGCAGCGAGGGCCTCTTCCAGCTCGTCCAGGGTTTCGACTTCCACTTCCACCGACAGCTCTTTGGCGATGGCCCGCGCTTCCTTGACCGCCGCCTGAATGCTGCCACAGGCGGCGATGTGGTTTTCCTTGATCAAAAAGGCATCGTAAAGACCAATGCGGTGGTTGTGCCCGCCGCCGCAGGTGACCGCGTATTTCTGCGCGAGACGCAGGCCCGGCAGCGTCTTGCGGGTATCCAGCAGGCGCACGCCGGTATCCTCGATCAGCTTGGCCCAGGCTCGGGTACGAGTGGCGGTAGCGGAGAGGGTCTGGAGCAGGTTGAGCGCTGCACGCTCTCCGGTCAGCAGGCTGCGCGCCGGGCCTTCCAGTTCGAGAAACGCCTGGCCTTCCTGCAGCAGATCGCCGTCCGCTGCATGCCAGGTCAAGGCGACTCGCGGATCGAGACGGCGAAAGATCTCGTCGACCCAGGCTACGCCGCACAGCACCGCTTCCTCGCGGGTAATGACCCGCGCCTTGGCCCATTGTCGATCCGGGATCAGTTCCGCGGTGATATCCCCGGGGCCGACATCCTCCGATAGCAGGCGCGCGGCGCTGGTGCGGATCTCTTCCGCGAGAGCTTCATGATAATGCATGGGAAAAGTAGGCTCCGTACCCTAGCGTGAGTGGTGCTCGAGTGCTTGTCGATAAGGCGTATTATAGAGAATTCGCAGGGCCGACGTCAGGAAAAGCAATGAAGATCGAGGCAGGCTGGCTCAATGAAGCCCGGCGCAAGGTATCACCTTATCAGGACGCGCGGCCGGACAACGAGGTGTCGGCGCTGGTGCTGCATTCCATCAGCCTGCCGCCGGGGCAGTTCGGGGGTCCCTTCATCGAACAGCTGTTCACTAGAGGCGTGGTGGAAACGGTGCATCCTTATTTCAAGACCCTGCAAGGTCTCAGGGTGTCGGCGCATCTATTGATCCGACGAGACGGGGAGTGCGTGCAGTTCGTGTCCTTCGATCGACGCGCCTGGCACGCCGGACGTTCTCGCTGGAAAGATGGCCGGCGTCTGCGTAACGCTCTGAACGACTTCGCCATCGGTATCGAGCTCGAGGGCGATGAAGTGACGCCATATCGACAGGCGCAGTACGCAAGCCTTGCCGGCGCTATAAAAGCGCTTGTCGACTATTATCCGGCGCTAACCTTGCAACGACTTACCAGTCACGCCCATATCGCGCCCTTGCGCAAGACCGATCCCGGGCCCGCTTTCGACTGGGCCTATCTGCGCGACAAGATACGCCATCTGAAATAAACACTATAAAGAATACTGCTTTTATTTCGCGCCGGGCGGCTCTGTACTACAACTGTCTATAATGGCTGTGCCGGATCGCTATTACTGGTAACTATCTGTAGTAAAACTACCTGTCACGGTAGCGGCGCAAGTTTTTACGCATTTACCGCAACTACTTGTGTTGCAACGCAATAGGGGCATGGAAATGATTTTCATGTTTCGCTCAATTGGCAGGTGCGAATGTTTGCGGTATCGTCTTGGCGAGAAGCCAGGCATGCCTAACGCCAATTTGTAACGTTACAACATCCTGTTTTCCTGGAGACGTGATCCCTGGAAGATCATGCCCGCACTGAAGAGCGCCACACCTCCCTCGGCCATAGGGTGAGGGAACACCTACAATATTCTTCATTCGGAGAGACATCGATGAGTCTTGAAGCAACAGAAGATCTTGATCCGATCGAGACCACGGAGTGGCTGGAATCCCTGGAATCGGTTCTGGACAGGGAGGGCGAGGAACGCGCCCAGCAATTGTTGAGCCGTCTGGCGGACCGGCTGCGTCGCGATGGCATGCCAGTGCCTTTTACGGTTACCTCCTCGCATCGCAACACTATTCCCGTGCATCGTGAAGCGCGCATGCCCGGGGATATGTTCATGGAACGACGCATTCGCTCTCTGATCCGCTGGAACATGGCGGCGATGGTGACTCGCGCTAACGAAAGGAACAAGGGCATCGGTGGCCATTTGGCCAGTTACATGTCCAGTGCCACGCTTTATGAGGTGGGCTTCAACCACTTCTTCCGTGCGCCCAAGGGCGACTTCAAGGGTGACTTGCTGTTCATTCAAGGCCATAGCTCGCCGGGTATCTATGCCCGCTCTTTTCTGGAAGGGCGCCTGACCGAAGAACAGATGGACAAGTTCCGGGAAGAGGTCGATGGCGATGGTCTGTCTTCCTATCCGCACCCCTGGTTGATGCCGGATTACTGGCAGATGCCCACGGTATCCATGGGTCTCGGGCCGTTGATGGCCATCTATCAGGCTTACGTCATGAAGTACCTGGACGCCCGTGGTCTACAGCCCATGCAGGATCGCAAGGTCTGGGCGTTCCTGGGTGACGGCGAGTGCGACGAGCCGGAAACCTTGGGCGCACTTGATAAAGCCAGTCGCGAAAATCTCGAAAACCTGATCTTCGTCATCAACTGCAACCTGCAACGGCTCGATGGTCCGGTGCGTGGTAACGCTCGCATCATGGACGAACTGGAGGGGGTCTTCCGCGGTGCGGGCTGGAACGTCATCAAGGTGGTCTGGGGTCGCCTGTGGGATCCGCTGTTCGAGCAGGACGACAAGGGCATGCTGCAGAAGCTCATGGATGAAACCGTCGATGGGGAATACCAGAACTGCAAGGCCCAAGGCGGTGCCTATACCCGCGAGCATTTCTTCGGCAAGTATCCGGAAACCGCGAAGATGGTGGAGGATTACACCGACGAGGATATCTTCAAGCTCAACCGAGGCGGTCACGATCCCTACAAGGTCTACGCGGCCTATCATCAGGCGGTGAATAACGCCAACGGTCGTCCCACCGTGGTTCTGGCGCATACTGTCAAGGGCTATGGTCTGGGGGCAGATGGCGGCGAGGCGGACAACGAGGCTCACCAGATCAAGTCCATCGACGACAAGGATGTGCTCAAGCGCTTCCGTGATCGTTTCGGCATCGAGGTCACCGACAAGCAGATCGAGAACGAGATACCGTATTTCAAGCCGGACGACGACAGTCCGGAAATAAAGTACATGCATCTGCAGCGTGAGCGTCTGAACGGCTACCTGCCGGCTCGCAAGAGCGATTTCGAAGCCATCGAGATGCCTGGGCTCGACGACAAGACATTCTCCAGACAAACCGAAGGAAGCGGTGATCGGGAAGTCTCCACCACCATGTCTTTCGTGCGTATCCTCAACGGCCTGGTCAAGAACAAGACTTTCGGCAAGCGGGTCGTGCCGATCATACCGGACGAGGCGCGGACCTTCGGTATGGAAGGCATGTTCCGTCAGTTGGGCATCTACACCGCCGAAGATCAGAAGTACGTGCCCATGGACAGGGCCCAGATCATGTACTACCGCGAGGACAAGGCGGGCCAGATCCTCCAGGAAGGCATCACCGAAGCCGGCGCCATGTCCACCTGGATCGCCGCAGCCACGTCCTATTCCAACAACGACTGCACGCTGATTCCCTTCTACGCCTACTACTCCATGTTCGGCTTCCAGCGGGTCGGCGACCTGGCCTGGGCCGCCGGAGACATGCAGGCTCGCGGCTTCCTGCTCGGCGGTACCGCCGGACGCACCACCTTGAACGGGGAGGGTCTGCAGCACCAGGATGGTCACAGCCACATCCTGTCCTCCACCATTCCCAACTGCCGCAGCTACGATCCCACCTACGGCCACG
This window encodes:
- the nadC gene encoding carboxylating nicotinate-nucleotide diphosphorylase, with product MHYHEALAEEIRTSAARLLSEDVGPGDITAELIPDRQWAKARVITREEAVLCGVAWVDEIFRRLDPRVALTWHAADGDLLQEGQAFLELEGPARSLLTGERAALNLLQTLSATATRTRAWAKLIEDTGVRLLDTRKTLPGLRLAQKYAVTCGGGHNHRIGLYDAFLIKENHIAACGSIQAAVKEARAIAKELSVEVEVETLDELEEALAAQADIILLDNFSLDDLREAVNRTQGRATLEASGNVNDLTLAEIAATGIDCISSGALTKDIRAIDMSMRVVASEPR
- the mtnC gene encoding acireductone synthase, with amino-acid sequence MIRAVVTDIEGTTGSIRFVHEVLFPYAKRHLADFLRQRQEDVEVVRQIAATRQLAQEPEADLARVIEILEGWIAEDRKATPLKALQGMVWAKGYRNGDFTGHVYPDAFDALARWHAQGIALYVFSSGSVQAQQLLFGHSDMGNLTPLFEGYFDTTIGPKKETASYRCIVEALRRDAAEVLFLSDVVEELDAAKAAGLHTLQLVREPGMTTGVHPVVASFEEIDLERF
- a CDS encoding 1,2-dihydroxy-3-keto-5-methylthiopentene dioxygenase, which codes for MSFLQVYVDYDAEQPLVATRDGERIAKELGDRGIRFERWATRELAPDADQEAVLAAYEAEVSRLQAESGMVGADVIGLTPDHPDKQVLREKFLHEHRHSEDEVRFFVRGEGIFYLHLDDRVYVVGCAQGDLMSVPAGTPHWFDMGPEPDFTAIRLFSDTTGWVADFTGATLAERFPRFEALPTGQEAA
- the aceE gene encoding pyruvate dehydrogenase (acetyl-transferring), homodimeric type, which translates into the protein MSLEATEDLDPIETTEWLESLESVLDREGEERAQQLLSRLADRLRRDGMPVPFTVTSSHRNTIPVHREARMPGDMFMERRIRSLIRWNMAAMVTRANERNKGIGGHLASYMSSATLYEVGFNHFFRAPKGDFKGDLLFIQGHSSPGIYARSFLEGRLTEEQMDKFREEVDGDGLSSYPHPWLMPDYWQMPTVSMGLGPLMAIYQAYVMKYLDARGLQPMQDRKVWAFLGDGECDEPETLGALDKASRENLENLIFVINCNLQRLDGPVRGNARIMDELEGVFRGAGWNVIKVVWGRLWDPLFEQDDKGMLQKLMDETVDGEYQNCKAQGGAYTREHFFGKYPETAKMVEDYTDEDIFKLNRGGHDPYKVYAAYHQAVNNANGRPTVVLAHTVKGYGLGADGGEADNEAHQIKSIDDKDVLKRFRDRFGIEVTDKQIENEIPYFKPDDDSPEIKYMHLQRERLNGYLPARKSDFEAIEMPGLDDKTFSRQTEGSGDREVSTTMSFVRILNGLVKNKTFGKRVVPIIPDEARTFGMEGMFRQLGIYTAEDQKYVPMDRAQIMYYREDKAGQILQEGITEAGAMSTWIAAATSYSNNDCTLIPFYAYYSMFGFQRVGDLAWAAGDMQARGFLLGGTAGRTTLNGEGLQHQDGHSHILSSTIPNCRSYDPTYGHELAVIIQDGMKRMYQDKENCFYYITLMNENYQHPEMPEDCVEDIIKGMYLLRETKGKKGHVQLLGSGTILREVEAAAEILKEEWDVGADIWSATSFNELRREALEVDRQAFLNPEKEPGKPHVTQCLEGRKGPVIAATDYMKLYADQVRAWVPADYHVLGTDGFGRSDTREKLRHFFEVDRYFVTVAALKALADQGEIDRKVVADAIKKYGIDPSKPNPLVV
- the ampD gene encoding 1,6-anhydro-N-acetylmuramyl-L-alanine amidase AmpD, which produces MKIEAGWLNEARRKVSPYQDARPDNEVSALVLHSISLPPGQFGGPFIEQLFTRGVVETVHPYFKTLQGLRVSAHLLIRRDGECVQFVSFDRRAWHAGRSRWKDGRRLRNALNDFAIGIELEGDEVTPYRQAQYASLAGAIKALVDYYPALTLQRLTSHAHIAPLRKTDPGPAFDWAYLRDKIRHLK